The following proteins are encoded in a genomic region of Haloarcula marina:
- the folP gene encoding dihydropteroate synthase yields MRRVDAAGLEIGDDRPPRIMGVLNVSSESPYKPSVYNDASEAAAYVDEELVGEGADIVDVGLESANKRLDVLSAEEELDRLDTAVDAIHSVSGDAIFSIETRYAEVAEAAIDAGFDMVNDICGFADPEMPDVCREYDVAVGKMASPPDLARPGAVDDVDWGETRSPEWAEQADYVDKVYEALKQNGFTEKTIVDPAFGGWSERKTLEDDRATFRRLREFRGFGLPILVSINRKNFLRDLADRSTEDALPVSLAATSMAIERGAHVVRTHDVTETVDAAAIGGAFTERGTSVEDDVAVSELDVRATGDVARHLERIGANSADGRPFVGRVFEVSGLDPASVDVLVDAAATAGAVVRPGDGSLLLGGRRDALDSLADHLPETAEFDPVREALDT; encoded by the coding sequence ATGCGAAGGGTAGACGCGGCGGGCCTCGAAATCGGTGACGACCGGCCACCGCGAATCATGGGAGTGTTGAACGTCAGCAGCGAGTCCCCCTACAAACCGTCCGTCTACAACGACGCGAGCGAGGCGGCGGCCTACGTCGACGAGGAACTCGTCGGCGAGGGCGCGGACATCGTCGACGTGGGCCTCGAATCGGCCAACAAGCGCCTCGACGTGCTCTCGGCCGAGGAGGAACTCGACCGCCTCGATACGGCCGTCGACGCCATCCACTCTGTCAGCGGCGACGCGATATTCTCCATCGAGACGCGCTACGCCGAAGTCGCCGAGGCGGCCATCGACGCCGGGTTCGACATGGTCAACGACATCTGCGGCTTCGCCGACCCCGAGATGCCGGACGTCTGCCGGGAGTACGACGTGGCCGTCGGGAAGATGGCGAGTCCCCCTGACCTCGCGCGCCCCGGGGCCGTCGACGACGTGGACTGGGGCGAAACTCGGTCGCCCGAATGGGCCGAGCAAGCCGACTACGTCGATAAGGTGTACGAGGCGCTGAAGCAGAACGGCTTCACCGAGAAGACCATCGTCGACCCGGCCTTCGGCGGGTGGAGCGAGCGCAAGACGCTCGAAGACGACCGGGCGACGTTCCGCCGCCTCCGGGAGTTCCGCGGCTTCGGTCTCCCGATACTCGTCTCCATCAACCGTAAGAACTTCCTCCGTGACCTCGCCGACCGCTCGACGGAGGACGCGCTACCGGTCAGTCTCGCCGCCACGTCGATGGCTATCGAACGCGGCGCACACGTCGTCCGCACCCACGACGTGACGGAGACTGTCGACGCCGCGGCCATCGGCGGCGCGTTCACCGAGCGCGGGACCAGCGTCGAAGACGACGTAGCGGTAAGCGAACTCGACGTACGGGCGACCGGCGACGTAGCGCGCCACCTCGAACGCATCGGCGCGAACAGCGCTGACGGCCGCCCGTTCGTCGGCCGGGTGTTCGAAGTGAGCGGCCTCGACCCCGCGAGCGTGGACGTACTCGTCGACGCCGCCGCGACGGCCGGTGCAGTCGTTCGGCCCGGCGACGGGAGTCTCCTGCTGGGAGGCCGCCGCGACGCTCTCGACTCGCTGGCCGACCACCTGCCCGAGACGGCCGAGTTCGACCCCGTCCGCGAGGCACTCGACACATAA
- a CDS encoding dihydrofolate reductase, translating into MVELVCIAGVAKTGAIGDGETIPWHYDEDERQYKERVAGHPVVVGRKTWAGMTDVRGTHPVVVTGSPDEYDAENATFVSTVADAVDAVTARDSTGYIIGGQSVYAMFLPYAHRALVSELPETKVASRVFPYLGTDWSVTDRESYDEFEVVEYAHENPLSPDDGTTE; encoded by the coding sequence ATGGTCGAACTCGTGTGCATCGCCGGTGTCGCGAAGACGGGCGCAATCGGCGACGGCGAGACGATTCCGTGGCACTACGACGAGGACGAACGGCAGTACAAAGAGCGAGTCGCCGGGCATCCGGTCGTCGTCGGCCGGAAGACGTGGGCGGGGATGACCGACGTTCGCGGGACCCACCCCGTGGTCGTCACCGGCAGTCCCGACGAGTACGACGCAGAGAACGCGACGTTCGTCTCGACGGTGGCCGACGCCGTCGACGCCGTCACCGCCCGCGACTCGACGGGCTACATTATCGGCGGCCAGTCGGTGTACGCGATGTTCCTCCCCTACGCCCACCGCGCGCTCGTCTCGGAACTGCCCGAAACGAAAGTCGCCAGTCGCGTCTTCCCGTACCTCGGGACGGACTGGTCGGTGACCGACCGCGAGTCCTACGACGAGTTCGAAGTCGTCGAGTACGCCCACGAGAACCCGCTTTCACCCGATGACGGGACGACAGAGTAG
- a CDS encoding phosphotransferase family protein, with the protein MSTPERDIEAVLDESGPDYSGFTYETPGGGHQSDVYMVTMDHRGEEYEVVVKFKPAGNVPFDVEPKLHEYVANRTEVPVPRILVFKEDPGLDVPPYFVTERVHGRNLAEAFAGLSPEMRQRILRQAGAMLGDMHSEIGFEAFGRLDLHDGRLIVRDWMGSWRAYFEQLTRGHLDRLDATPFADVADRAENRIDPALDLVPEEGVPRLVHDDFRPANLLFDPEADDPITAVLDWQDVLAALPEYNLAQTEFLFIDSSFRDPDIRERLRTAFHEGYRAGRPMDFDDGYAERRPLYQLSTLLWRMAGFEAAFADASGLAQARAEAQYRQQFERLLDAIPV; encoded by the coding sequence GTGTCGACGCCGGAACGGGATATCGAGGCAGTCCTCGACGAGTCGGGACCCGACTACAGCGGGTTCACCTACGAGACGCCGGGTGGGGGCCACCAGAGCGACGTGTACATGGTGACGATGGACCACCGCGGCGAGGAGTACGAAGTCGTGGTGAAGTTCAAGCCCGCGGGCAACGTCCCGTTCGACGTCGAACCGAAACTCCACGAGTACGTCGCCAACCGGACCGAAGTGCCCGTTCCTCGCATCCTCGTGTTCAAAGAAGACCCCGGACTGGACGTGCCGCCGTACTTCGTCACCGAACGGGTCCACGGGCGGAACCTCGCCGAGGCCTTCGCCGGACTCTCGCCGGAGATGCGACAGCGCATCCTCCGGCAGGCCGGGGCGATGCTCGGCGACATGCACTCGGAAATCGGGTTCGAGGCGTTCGGCCGGTTGGACCTCCACGACGGCCGCCTCATCGTCCGCGACTGGATGGGGAGTTGGCGGGCGTACTTCGAACAGTTGACGCGCGGACATCTGGACCGACTCGACGCGACGCCCTTCGCCGACGTGGCCGACCGCGCCGAGAACCGCATCGACCCGGCGCTGGACCTCGTTCCGGAAGAGGGCGTCCCACGTCTCGTCCACGACGATTTCCGCCCGGCGAATCTCCTGTTCGACCCCGAAGCGGACGACCCGATAACCGCCGTGCTGGACTGGCAGGACGTGTTGGCGGCGCTGCCGGAGTACAACCTCGCGCAGACGGAATTCCTCTTCATCGACTCCTCGTTCCGCGACCCCGATATCCGCGAGCGACTGCGGACGGCCTTTCACGAGGGATACCGCGCGGGCAGACCGATGGACTTCGACGACGGCTACGCCGAGCGCCGACCGCTGTACCAACTGTCGACGCTCCTCTGGCGGATGGCCGGGTTCGAGGCCGCCTTCGCCGACGCCTCCGGCCTGGCGCAGGCGCGGGCGGAGGCCCAGTACCGTCAGCAGTTCGAGCGACTGCTGGATGCGATTCCGGTCTGA
- a CDS encoding ABC transporter ATP-binding protein, whose product MRVLDAQHLVKRYRSGDETLVALDDVDFALDAGEFVSIMGPSGSGKSTLLNILGLLATPSEGRLLLNGDDVTHLADRKRTTLRKRTIGFVFQDFYLLPTLTAVENVAVPRLLERDPNTTARARDLLTRMGLGDRLDHRPDQLSGGQQQRVAIARSLVNDPSIVLADEPTGNLDRDTGRQILDEFRRIADDEDVSIVAVTHDELVDEYVDRTVHLVDGTLGREENDV is encoded by the coding sequence ATGAGGGTCCTCGACGCCCAACACTTGGTCAAGCGCTATCGCAGCGGCGACGAGACCCTCGTCGCCCTCGACGACGTGGACTTCGCCCTCGACGCGGGCGAGTTCGTCTCCATCATGGGACCGAGCGGAAGCGGGAAGTCGACGCTCCTGAACATCCTCGGCCTCCTCGCGACGCCAAGCGAGGGCCGCCTGCTGTTGAACGGCGACGACGTGACCCACCTCGCCGACCGGAAGCGAACGACGCTCAGAAAGCGCACCATCGGCTTCGTGTTTCAGGACTTCTACCTCCTGCCGACGCTGACCGCCGTCGAGAACGTGGCGGTCCCGCGACTCCTCGAACGGGACCCGAACACGACCGCTCGCGCCCGGGACCTCCTCACCCGGATGGGTCTCGGTGACCGCCTCGACCACCGCCCTGACCAACTCTCCGGCGGCCAGCAACAGCGCGTCGCCATCGCGAGGTCGCTCGTCAACGACCCGAGCATCGTCCTCGCCGACGAACCGACGGGCAACTTAGACCGCGACACCGGGCGACAGATTCTCGACGAGTTCCGCCGCATCGCCGACGACGAGGACGTGTCCATCGTCGCCGTCACGCACGACGAACTGGTCGACGAGTACGTCGACCGGACGGTCCACCTCGTCGACGGCACCCTCGGACGGGAGGAGAACGATGTTTGA
- a CDS encoding ABC transporter permease — MFERLYRRFPTALMARRNLTRTKMRSLLASLGIVIGVVAIASLGMFGVALQYSISQNLGDIGNQVTVSPSGENGVTELSERDVRDIRRVAGPEVTVSPVKQDVQPVAFDRQTNSTTLVYGLDRPAEVYEASDGRVPEPFRTGALVGESLAEEHDLHPGSTIAVNGSTVRVRAVLASGDGFSQLNPANRLVLPASSFDQRGYSQVYLTAPSGTQANETAMAVRSALNDREERVSVTELGSLVDQINQTFQVVNTVLIGIASISLLVAGISILNVMLMSTVERRGEIGVLRAVGYQKRDVLKIMLMEATLLGVVGGVVGVLLSLGAGLAINHYTVGDATAVFRVANAWYLLVAFGFAVVTSIVSGLYPAWKAASEEPVEALRG, encoded by the coding sequence ATGTTTGAACGCCTCTACCGGCGATTCCCGACGGCGCTGATGGCCCGTCGCAACCTCACCAGAACCAAGATGCGCTCGCTGTTGGCGTCGCTCGGCATCGTTATCGGCGTCGTCGCAATCGCATCGCTGGGGATGTTCGGCGTCGCGCTCCAGTACTCCATCTCCCAGAACCTCGGCGACATCGGCAATCAGGTGACCGTCTCGCCGAGCGGCGAGAACGGCGTCACCGAACTCTCAGAGCGAGACGTTCGCGACATCAGGCGCGTCGCCGGGCCGGAGGTGACCGTCTCGCCGGTCAAACAGGACGTGCAACCGGTCGCGTTCGACCGGCAGACGAACTCGACGACGCTGGTGTACGGGTTGGACCGACCCGCCGAGGTGTACGAGGCGTCGGACGGCCGCGTCCCGGAACCGTTCCGGACCGGCGCACTCGTCGGCGAATCGCTCGCCGAGGAACACGACCTCCATCCCGGAAGCACCATCGCAGTCAACGGGAGTACCGTCAGAGTCCGCGCCGTCCTCGCGTCGGGCGACGGTTTCTCGCAACTCAACCCCGCCAATCGTCTCGTCCTCCCGGCCTCGTCGTTCGACCAGCGCGGCTACTCGCAGGTGTACCTGACCGCCCCCTCGGGCACGCAGGCCAACGAGACGGCGATGGCGGTTCGGAGCGCGCTCAACGACCGCGAGGAGCGCGTCAGCGTCACCGAACTCGGCTCTCTCGTCGACCAGATAAACCAGACGTTTCAGGTCGTCAACACCGTCCTCATCGGCATCGCCTCCATCTCGCTCCTGGTCGCGGGCATCTCCATCCTCAACGTGATGCTGATGTCGACCGTCGAGCGTCGCGGGGAAATCGGCGTCCTGCGAGCGGTCGGTTACCAGAAGCGGGACGTGCTGAAAATCATGCTGATGGAAGCAACCCTCCTCGGCGTCGTCGGCGGCGTCGTCGGCGTCCTCCTCAGTCTCGGTGCCGGACTGGCGATAAACCACTACACCGTCGGCGACGCGACGGCCGTGTTCCGCGTCGCCAACGCGTGGTACCTGCTGGTCGCGTTCGGATTCGCCGTCGTGACAAGTATCGTCAGCGGTCTCTACCCGGCGTGGAAAGCGGCGAGCGAAGAACCCGTCGAAGCCCTGCGCGGTTAG
- a CDS encoding HTH domain-containing protein produces the protein MTGDTHLRAELYLRGDTYGTFDAQQSVLNRVKRLEANGVFTDSMIAGEWQRIRTMAEDKRSGALATYEEFRDWTERNGFSLEPAFERRNRSYVGLDRVDDVVVFPVVSLAIYDDTQLQAVFPCTDAEESHTYTVGDALEAFERGDEEWLAQFDTVTVGRTEPWLEPGVETPI, from the coding sequence ATGACGGGAGACACACACCTTCGGGCAGAACTGTATCTTCGGGGAGACACGTACGGCACATTCGACGCCCAACAGTCGGTGCTGAACCGCGTCAAGCGGTTGGAGGCCAACGGCGTGTTCACGGACTCTATGATCGCCGGGGAGTGGCAGCGGATTCGGACGATGGCCGAGGACAAGCGCTCGGGGGCGCTCGCCACCTACGAAGAGTTCCGAGACTGGACCGAGCGCAACGGGTTCTCGCTGGAACCCGCCTTCGAGCGGCGGAATCGGAGTTACGTGGGGCTGGACCGGGTCGACGACGTTGTCGTCTTCCCCGTCGTCTCGCTGGCCATCTACGACGACACGCAGTTACAGGCCGTCTTCCCGTGTACGGACGCGGAGGAGAGTCACACGTACACGGTGGGCGACGCCCTCGAAGCGTTCGAGCGCGGCGACGAAGAATGGCTGGCGCAGTTCGACACGGTCACCGTCGGCCGCACGGAACCGTGGCTCGAACCCGGCGTCGAGACGCCGATCTAA
- a CDS encoding methionine synthase: MTGPREQFRPENHENDHFLLTTVVGSYPKPKWHDRAREMFEDEDADFGEEEWEESKDDASRLITHEHERSGLDVICDGEMRRNEMVEYFAHRIDGYEFNGRVKVWGHNYFDKPSVADEVEYGEQWLVEEFEFTDEVAERPVKVPITGPYTLANWSFNEVYESEEELAYELADLVNEEIEALVEAGARYIQIDEPALATTPDDHAIVGECLERIVDDVPDDVRLGLHVCYGDYSRIYPEILDYPVHEYDLELANGDFDQLDVFKEHEFTKDFAMGVLDAHTAEVESVEEIKENIKKGLEVVPPERLTVSPDCGVKLLPREIAYGKMENMVQAAREIEQELDAGEIDVVASGAEASADD; this comes from the coding sequence ATGACTGGCCCCCGAGAGCAGTTCCGACCCGAGAATCACGAGAACGACCACTTCCTGCTGACGACCGTCGTCGGCTCCTACCCCAAGCCGAAGTGGCACGACCGCGCCCGCGAGATGTTCGAGGACGAGGACGCCGACTTCGGCGAGGAGGAGTGGGAAGAGTCGAAAGACGACGCCTCGCGGCTCATCACCCACGAACACGAGCGCAGCGGTCTCGACGTCATCTGCGACGGCGAGATGCGACGCAACGAGATGGTCGAGTACTTCGCCCACCGCATCGACGGCTACGAGTTCAACGGCCGCGTGAAGGTGTGGGGCCACAACTACTTCGACAAGCCGAGCGTCGCCGACGAAGTCGAATACGGCGAGCAGTGGCTGGTCGAGGAGTTCGAGTTCACCGACGAGGTGGCCGAACGTCCCGTCAAAGTCCCCATCACCGGCCCGTACACGCTGGCGAACTGGTCGTTCAACGAAGTGTACGAGAGCGAGGAGGAACTCGCCTACGAACTGGCGGACCTCGTCAACGAGGAAATCGAGGCGTTGGTCGAGGCTGGCGCGCGCTACATCCAGATAGACGAACCCGCGCTGGCGACGACGCCGGACGACCACGCCATCGTCGGCGAGTGTCTCGAACGCATCGTCGACGACGTTCCGGACGACGTGCGCCTCGGCCTGCACGTCTGTTACGGCGACTACTCGCGCATCTACCCCGAGATTCTGGACTACCCCGTTCACGAGTACGACCTCGAACTCGCCAACGGCGACTTCGACCAACTCGACGTGTTCAAAGAACACGAGTTCACGAAGGACTTCGCGATGGGCGTCCTCGACGCGCACACCGCCGAAGTCGAGTCCGTCGAGGAAATCAAGGAGAACATCAAGAAAGGGCTGGAGGTCGTCCCGCCGGAACGACTCACCGTCTCGCCGGACTGCGGTGTGAAACTCCTGCCCCGCGAGATTGCGTACGGCAAGATGGAGAACATGGTGCAGGCGGCCCGCGAAATCGAGCAGGAACTCGACGCCGGTGAGATCGACGTGGTCGCGAGCGGTGCGGAAGCCAGCGCAGACGACTAG
- a CDS encoding 5-methyltetrahydropteroyltriglutamate--homocysteine methyltransferase gives MTQVVATTPGLFPLPDWAKDELSDLKGHQKTDLISGDEDGAIVDAYDRGREEVVSLQQDLGLDRVVEGQLRWDDMLAHPLAVHDSVETRGIVRYYDNNNFYREPVVQDDLTPDGDVAAELDAAAELVDSGLQAVLPGPYSLADLATDEHYGDDAAFLDAIAEFLAGEVDQFPDVETLFLLEPSLVENAPEDGEDERASEAIDAVASATDADVVTHTYWGAIEEKTYAHLMDADVDAIGFDLVADHDSNVYNVQEYGTKDDVALGVVDGQNTLVESPETIRDRIDWFEQQTNTVYDTVYATANTELFYLPVNKFADKLESLANAADLEEVEA, from the coding sequence ATGACACAGGTAGTTGCCACGACTCCGGGGCTGTTCCCGCTTCCGGACTGGGCCAAAGACGAACTGTCTGACCTGAAAGGCCACCAGAAGACGGACCTCATCAGCGGCGACGAGGACGGCGCAATCGTCGACGCCTACGACCGCGGCCGCGAGGAAGTCGTCTCGCTCCAGCAGGACCTCGGCCTCGACCGCGTCGTCGAGGGCCAACTCCGCTGGGACGACATGCTCGCCCACCCGCTGGCGGTCCACGACAGCGTCGAGACCCGCGGTATCGTCCGCTACTACGACAACAACAACTTCTACCGGGAGCCGGTGGTGCAGGACGACCTGACCCCGGACGGCGACGTGGCCGCCGAACTCGACGCTGCCGCCGAACTGGTCGATTCGGGCCTCCAAGCGGTCCTCCCCGGTCCCTACTCGCTGGCCGACCTCGCGACGGACGAGCACTACGGCGACGATGCCGCGTTCCTCGACGCCATCGCGGAGTTCCTCGCTGGTGAAGTCGACCAGTTCCCCGACGTGGAGACGCTGTTCCTGCTGGAACCGTCGCTCGTCGAGAACGCCCCCGAAGACGGCGAAGACGAACGCGCCAGCGAGGCCATCGACGCCGTCGCCAGCGCCACCGACGCCGACGTGGTCACCCACACCTACTGGGGCGCTATCGAGGAGAAGACCTACGCGCACCTGATGGACGCCGACGTCGACGCCATCGGCTTCGACCTCGTCGCGGACCACGACAGCAACGTCTACAACGTCCAAGAGTACGGCACGAAAGACGACGTGGCCCTCGGCGTGGTCGACGGGCAGAACACGCTCGTCGAGTCCCCCGAGACCATCCGAGACCGTATCGACTGGTTCGAACAGCAGACCAACACGGTGTACGACACCGTCTACGCCACCGCGAACACCGAGCTATTCTATCTCCCGGTCAACAAGTTCGCGGACAAACTCGAATCGCTTGCGAACGCCGCCGACCTCGAAGAGGTGGAAGCATAA
- a CDS encoding HemK2/MTQ2 family protein methyltransferase: MGDEESADSGRPKLAEARGVESVYQPAEDSALLADAARERVNEGDRALDVGTGSGYVAAAMADAGADALGVDLNPEACRQARENGVPVVRGDLLSPFRDGVFDLVAFNPPYLPTPEEKEWDDWMEHALSGGEDGRRLVDPFLDGVGRVLASGGEALLLVSSLTDPEAVRAYARERDLVGERIASEKHPYEELVVLRFTQME, from the coding sequence GTGGGCGACGAGGAGTCCGCGGACAGCGGGCGGCCGAAACTCGCCGAGGCGCGTGGCGTCGAGTCCGTGTATCAACCCGCCGAGGACTCGGCGTTGCTGGCGGACGCGGCCCGCGAGCGAGTGAACGAGGGCGACAGAGCGCTCGACGTGGGGACCGGGTCGGGGTACGTCGCGGCGGCGATGGCCGACGCGGGGGCCGACGCCCTCGGCGTCGACCTGAACCCCGAGGCGTGTCGTCAGGCCCGCGAAAACGGCGTCCCCGTGGTCCGCGGCGACCTCCTGTCTCCGTTTCGCGACGGCGTCTTCGACCTCGTCGCGTTCAACCCCCCCTATCTCCCGACGCCCGAAGAGAAAGAGTGGGACGACTGGATGGAACACGCCCTCTCAGGCGGCGAAGACGGCCGTCGGCTCGTCGACCCGTTCCTCGACGGCGTCGGGCGGGTCCTCGCATCGGGCGGCGAGGCGCTACTGCTGGTCAGTAGTCTCACCGACCCGGAAGCGGTTCGCGCGTACGCTCGCGAACGCGACCTGGTCGGCGAGCGAATTGCGAGCGAGAAACATCCATACGAGGAACTCGTCGTCCTGCGCTTTACACAGATGGAATAA
- a CDS encoding 16S ribosomal RNA methyltransferase A: protein MTETPTGSRDPDALVRRAGKRADTRQDQHFLVDDRVLDRIPEYATEAGVDLSHVLEIGGGPGALTDRLLAVADRVTVVERDPDFAAHLRTEFADEIAADRLTVVEGDALDVDLPEFTASISNLPYGASSEIAFRLLPEKRPLVLMFQQEFADRMAADPGTDDYGRLSVTAGHYADAEVVETVPRTAFDPQPRVTSALVRTTPRDPDYSVPSDDFFMDFLKAVFTQRRKTMRNAVRNTAHISGLGDPDAVVAAADEDLMSARAGNVTPAEFADLATLAHEVGDPEA from the coding sequence ATGACCGAGACACCGACCGGGAGTCGTGACCCCGACGCGCTGGTCCGGCGGGCCGGGAAACGGGCGGACACCCGACAGGACCAACACTTCCTCGTCGACGACCGGGTGCTCGACCGGATTCCCGAGTACGCCACCGAGGCGGGGGTGGACCTGTCGCACGTCCTCGAAATCGGCGGCGGCCCGGGCGCGCTCACCGACCGACTGCTCGCCGTCGCGGACCGCGTCACCGTCGTCGAACGCGACCCGGACTTCGCGGCCCACCTCCGCACGGAGTTCGCCGACGAGATTGCCGCGGACCGTCTGACCGTCGTCGAAGGGGACGCCTTGGACGTCGACCTCCCCGAGTTCACCGCGAGCATCTCGAACCTGCCCTACGGTGCGTCTTCCGAAATCGCGTTCCGCCTCTTACCCGAGAAGCGACCGCTCGTACTGATGTTTCAGCAGGAGTTCGCCGACCGGATGGCCGCCGACCCCGGAACCGACGACTACGGCCGCCTGTCCGTGACTGCGGGCCACTACGCCGACGCGGAAGTGGTCGAGACGGTTCCGCGAACGGCGTTCGACCCACAACCGCGCGTGACCAGCGCACTCGTTCGGACGACGCCGCGAGACCCCGACTACTCCGTGCCGAGCGACGACTTCTTCATGGACTTCCTGAAGGCCGTGTTCACCCAGCGCCGGAAGACGATGCGCAACGCCGTCCGCAACACCGCCCACATCTCCGGACTCGGAGACCCCGACGCCGTCGTCGCGGCCGCCGACGAGGACCTGATGAGCGCTCGCGCCGGGAACGTCACGCCGGCGGAGTTCGCCGACCTCGCGACGCTGGCCCACGAGGTGGGCGACCCGGAGGCCTGA
- a CDS encoding DUF655 domain-containing protein: protein MTSTESGSDEMVAAVLDVLPNGRSDDDRPQHQKEPLAYVLDIDEFYIYELTLADDDDISFGDRIDLTEFTRVNEAGFDDLPSSARSELEYAVEEIVDADEQRFVDFYNDAQPITLRLHQLNLLPGIGKKLRNSILDERKRKPFESFDDLEERVSGLHKPREVLVERILEELREDDLKYRLFVRRSEQGGE, encoded by the coding sequence ATGACTAGCACGGAGAGCGGTAGCGACGAGATGGTCGCAGCAGTGCTCGACGTCCTTCCCAACGGTCGGAGCGACGACGACCGTCCCCAGCACCAGAAGGAACCGCTAGCGTACGTTCTCGATATCGACGAGTTCTACATCTACGAACTGACGCTCGCGGACGACGACGACATCTCCTTCGGCGACCGCATCGACCTCACGGAGTTCACCCGGGTCAACGAGGCCGGGTTCGACGACTTGCCGAGCAGCGCGCGCTCGGAACTGGAGTACGCCGTCGAGGAAATCGTCGACGCAGACGAACAGCGGTTCGTCGACTTCTACAACGACGCCCAACCCATCACACTGCGCCTCCACCAGTTGAACCTCCTGCCGGGTATCGGGAAGAAACTCCGCAACAGCATCCTCGACGAGCGAAAGCGAAAGCCCTTCGAGAGCTTCGACGACCTCGAAGAGCGAGTCAGCGGCCTGCACAAGCCGAGGGAGGTCCTCGTCGAGCGCATCCTCGAAGAACTCCGTGAGGACGACCTGAAGTACCGGTTGTTCGTGCGACGGAGCGAGCAGGGCGGCGAGTGA
- a CDS encoding RNA polymerase Rpb4 family protein: protein MTIFKAKLDEEYLTLAETKEILEGLEIERAADEDREMRYELKRAIEHVNRFALLDPEESREFVEQLQELDKVDEATAYKIANLRPLDRDELRAVYAQERYTLSGDELDEILGVVRQYA from the coding sequence ATGACGATATTCAAGGCGAAGCTCGACGAGGAGTACCTGACCCTCGCCGAGACCAAGGAGATACTCGAAGGCCTCGAAATCGAGCGCGCGGCCGACGAGGACCGCGAGATGCGCTACGAACTCAAGCGAGCCATCGAGCACGTCAACCGCTTCGCGCTCCTCGACCCCGAGGAGTCCCGCGAGTTCGTCGAGCAACTGCAGGAACTCGACAAAGTTGACGAGGCGACGGCGTACAAAATCGCGAATCTCCGTCCGCTGGACCGCGACGAACTCCGAGCGGTGTACGCACAGGAACGCTACACCCTCTCCGGCGACGAACTCGACGAGATTCTCGGCGTCGTCAGACAGTACGCCTGA
- a CDS encoding 50S ribosomal protein L21e — protein MPSSNGPLEGTRNKLKNKPRDRGTSPPQRAVEQYEEDEKVHLKIDPSVPEGRFHPRFDGQTGTVLGQQGTAYKVEIVDGGKTKTIIVKPAHLRRQEN, from the coding sequence ATGCCTAGTTCGAACGGCCCTCTCGAAGGAACTCGTAACAAACTGAAGAACAAGCCCCGAGACCGCGGTACCTCGCCGCCCCAGCGCGCCGTCGAGCAGTACGAGGAGGACGAGAAAGTCCACCTCAAAATCGACCCGTCGGTCCCGGAAGGTCGCTTCCACCCCCGCTTCGACGGGCAGACCGGCACGGTCCTCGGCCAGCAGGGCACGGCCTACAAGGTCGAAATCGTCGACGGCGGCAAGACCAAGACCATCATCGTCAAGCCCGCTCACCTCCGTCGTCAAGAGAACTGA
- a CDS encoding elongation factor 1-beta, whose amino-acid sequence MGKVAAKIKIMPQSPEVDLDDLQDRLEGALPEGAKIKGFERDDVAFGLVALLPTVIVPDDAGGTDAVEDAFEDVDGVESVEVDTVGRL is encoded by the coding sequence ATGGGAAAAGTCGCAGCCAAAATCAAGATCATGCCGCAGAGCCCGGAAGTCGACCTCGACGACCTGCAAGACCGTCTCGAAGGCGCGCTTCCCGAAGGTGCCAAAATCAAAGGCTTCGAGCGTGACGACGTCGCGTTCGGCCTCGTCGCCCTGCTGCCCACCGTCATCGTCCCCGACGATGCGGGCGGCACGGACGCCGTCGAGGACGCCTTCGAAGACGTCGACGGCGTCGAGTCCGTCGAAGTCGACACCGTCGGCCGCCTGTAA
- a CDS encoding HVO_2753 family zinc finger protein produces MSESQQKRTQKCVSCGINIASTNAAAFKCPDCGQQIYRCATCRKQSNLYKCPDCGFTGP; encoded by the coding sequence ATGAGCGAGAGCCAGCAAAAGCGAACGCAAAAGTGCGTCTCGTGTGGCATCAACATCGCCAGCACGAACGCCGCCGCGTTCAAGTGCCCGGACTGCGGGCAGCAGATTTACCGGTGCGCGACCTGCCGGAAGCAGAGCAACCTCTACAAGTGCCCCGACTGCGGATTCACCGGACCATAA